One Micromonospora craniellae genomic region harbors:
- a CDS encoding glycoside hydrolase family 6 protein, whose amino-acid sequence MNVWRRLSSRRRAVALAGASALVAGGLVTIPVTAAHAATQCDVAYTTNDWQGGFTATITIRNIGDALSGWTLGFTFPDANQRVQQGWSARWSQSGRNVTAQNESYNGNLATGASTSIGFNGSWSGSNPRPTSFTVNGVACNGGTTPTTPAPTTPAPTTPAPTTPAPTTPAPTTPPPTTPPPGGPRVDNPYLNARGYVNPEWKAKAESVSGGNRISNTPTGVWLDRIAAIEGTDNSQSNGPMGLRDHLDEALRQNAQYIQVVIYNLPGRDCAALASNGELQAHELPRYKAQYIDPIAAIMGDAKYRNLRIITIIEIDSLPNLVTNTSGNPGGTAMCDTVKANGAYVQGVGYALAKLGAIPNVYNYIDAAHHGWIGWDSNFVPTAQILREAAGASNATVANVHGFIVNTANYSALREPYARVTDSVNGQTVRQSKWIDWNQYNDELSFAQAFRQELVRQGFDSNIGMLIDTSRNGWGGSARPTGAGPTTSVDAYVDGGRTDRRIHKGNWCNQSGAGLGERPKAAPEPGIDAYVWIKPPGESDGSSREIPNNDGKGFDRMCDPTYEGNARNGNNRSGALPDAPISGAWFPAQLSELMRNAYPPLS is encoded by the coding sequence ATGAATGTGTGGAGAAGGCTGTCCAGTCGACGCCGCGCCGTCGCGCTGGCCGGCGCGAGCGCGCTGGTCGCGGGCGGTTTGGTGACGATTCCGGTCACCGCGGCGCACGCCGCGACGCAGTGCGACGTCGCGTACACGACGAACGACTGGCAGGGTGGCTTCACCGCCACCATCACCATCCGGAACATCGGTGACGCGCTCAGCGGATGGACCCTCGGCTTCACGTTCCCCGACGCCAACCAGCGCGTACAGCAGGGCTGGTCGGCCCGCTGGAGCCAGTCGGGCCGGAACGTGACCGCGCAGAACGAGTCCTACAACGGCAACCTCGCCACCGGTGCCAGCACCAGCATCGGCTTCAACGGCTCCTGGAGCGGCAGCAACCCGCGCCCCACCTCGTTCACGGTGAACGGCGTGGCCTGCAACGGCGGCACCACGCCGACCACGCCGGCACCGACCACGCCGGCACCGACCACGCCGGCACCGACCACGCCGGCACCGACCACGCCGGCACCCACCACCCCGCCGCCCACGACGCCGCCGCCCGGCGGACCTCGGGTGGACAACCCGTACCTGAACGCCCGGGGCTACGTGAACCCGGAGTGGAAGGCCAAGGCCGAGTCGGTCAGCGGCGGTAACCGGATCTCGAACACCCCGACGGGTGTGTGGCTGGACCGGATCGCGGCGATCGAGGGCACCGACAACAGCCAGTCCAACGGCCCGATGGGTCTGCGTGACCACCTGGACGAGGCGCTGCGGCAGAACGCCCAGTACATCCAGGTCGTCATCTACAACCTGCCCGGCCGCGACTGCGCGGCGCTCGCCTCCAACGGTGAGCTGCAGGCCCACGAGCTGCCCAGGTACAAGGCGCAGTACATCGACCCGATCGCAGCGATCATGGGTGACGCGAAGTACCGCAACCTGCGGATCATCACCATCATCGAGATCGACTCGCTGCCGAACCTGGTGACCAACACCTCCGGAAACCCGGGCGGCACCGCGATGTGCGACACGGTGAAGGCCAACGGCGCGTACGTGCAGGGTGTCGGCTACGCCCTCGCCAAGCTCGGCGCGATTCCGAACGTCTACAACTACATCGACGCCGCGCACCACGGCTGGATCGGCTGGGACAGCAACTTCGTCCCGACCGCCCAGATCCTGCGCGAGGCGGCCGGCGCCTCCAACGCCACCGTCGCCAACGTGCACGGCTTCATCGTGAACACCGCGAACTACTCGGCGCTGCGTGAGCCGTACGCCCGGGTCACCGACTCGGTGAACGGCCAGACGGTGCGGCAGTCGAAGTGGATCGACTGGAACCAGTACAACGACGAGCTGTCCTTCGCCCAGGCGTTCCGGCAGGAGCTGGTCCGGCAGGGCTTCGACAGCAACATCGGCATGCTGATCGACACCTCCCGTAACGGCTGGGGCGGCAGCGCCCGGCCCACCGGTGCGGGCCCGACGACCAGTGTGGACGCCTACGTGGACGGTGGTCGGACCGACCGTCGTATCCACAAGGGCAACTGGTGCAACCAGTCCGGTGCGGGTCTGGGCGAGCGGCCGAAGGCCGCGCCGGAGCCGGGTATCGACGCGTACGTCTGGATCAAGCCCCCGGGTGAGTCGGACGGCTCCAGCCGCGAGATCCCCAACAACGACGGCAAGGGCTTCGACCGGATGTGCGACCCGACCTACGAGGGCAACGCCCGTAACGGCAACAACCGCAGTGGTGCCCTGCCGGACGCCCCGATCTCGGGCGCCTGGTTCCCGGCGCAGCTCTCCGAGCTGATGCGCAACGCCTACCCGCCGTTGTCCTGA
- a CDS encoding sensor histidine kinase: MNTRDWPIRSKLTALVVVPVTALLALWIFATTLTFGPALDLLAARTLLYDLGRPGETVVAELQRERRLSVVHLGSPRTVCGQPPANCVLPELVAQRDRTDTAIAELRRRVAGEQLRDAAGELLESRLDRFLGDLDALPAGRPFIDRRDLDRAGVIGLYSGMISSAFHTFSALANLPDQDLNREARALTDIGRSRELLGQTDALLAGALIGGRLAEGEHTLLVQGIANQRFLTESAVADLPEPDRVAYQRLTEQDAFTQLRQMQDDLVAADPSARLRIDQQAWQSNYDTVQQSLRDFELTQADGLADRSVPMAVRTLVRLAAAGLLGLVAVVLSLVVALRVGRSLAQRLTQVRGTVKEAEERLPEVVARLRQGEQVDVAREAPLADRGADEIGQVAQAFTEVHKAAIRSAMVEVSLRRGLNEVFLNIARRSQGLVHRQLTVLDRMERDAEDPDHLAELFRVDHLATRLRRHAEDLVILAGAAPGRGWRNPVAMVDLIRGATSEVESYDRVDIVNVQPAGTVGRVVGDIIHLLAELIENATAYSPPDSRVEISGEHVAHGYALSVTDHGLGMTPAAIEEANRKLARSPDFDPAETARLGLFVVARLAARHDVRVRLRESDGTGLTAVVLIPAALITAEPSPLPDLDAPAGDDEAATPEQRRLARATRLTTVSRQSTRAQAGPDKQASTEAVAASRAGSRGGPTSGSAVGPAEADGLPRRIRQRGPAVTAPPAAAPEPPPRNSSAGPAPVGPPPPVAPDAASTEVASGNGSSGPAGHRAAPDRDQGVVDAPTVWMPVVSSAIDGPTVRQPVVVPRGPIRPLGEPTPRSPEEARRFMSALQAGTTRGRRAAVAPNDDAGRAGPPSDDAERTGPATPGRPGAVSADQQQDRSAEPAESPADDPATVQPPTATERDA, encoded by the coding sequence TTGAACACCCGCGACTGGCCGATCCGCTCCAAGCTGACCGCGCTGGTCGTGGTGCCGGTGACCGCGCTGCTGGCACTGTGGATATTCGCGACCACGCTCACCTTCGGTCCCGCTCTGGATCTGCTCGCCGCCCGGACCCTCCTCTACGATTTGGGACGGCCGGGCGAGACGGTGGTGGCCGAACTGCAGCGGGAGCGCCGGCTCTCGGTGGTGCATCTCGGCTCGCCCCGTACGGTCTGCGGTCAGCCGCCGGCCAACTGCGTGTTGCCGGAGTTGGTCGCGCAGCGGGACCGCACCGACACCGCGATCGCCGAACTGCGTCGCCGGGTCGCCGGGGAGCAACTGCGCGACGCCGCCGGCGAGCTGCTCGAGTCCCGGCTGGACCGGTTTCTCGGCGATCTCGACGCGCTGCCGGCGGGGCGCCCGTTCATCGACCGTCGTGACCTCGACCGGGCGGGGGTGATCGGCCTCTACAGTGGCATGATCTCGTCGGCGTTCCACACCTTCTCCGCCCTGGCGAACCTGCCGGACCAGGACCTCAACCGGGAAGCGCGGGCGCTGACCGATATCGGTCGCTCCCGCGAGCTGCTCGGGCAGACCGACGCGTTGCTGGCCGGTGCGCTGATTGGCGGACGGCTCGCCGAGGGCGAGCACACGCTGCTCGTGCAGGGCATCGCCAACCAGCGCTTCCTGACCGAGAGTGCGGTGGCCGACCTGCCGGAGCCGGACCGCGTGGCGTACCAACGGTTGACCGAGCAGGACGCGTTCACGCAGTTGCGGCAGATGCAGGACGATCTGGTCGCCGCCGACCCCTCGGCCCGCCTCCGGATCGACCAGCAGGCATGGCAGAGCAACTACGACACCGTGCAGCAGTCGCTGCGGGACTTCGAGCTGACCCAGGCCGACGGGCTGGCCGACCGCTCGGTGCCGATGGCGGTGCGCACCCTGGTCCGGCTGGCCGCCGCCGGCCTGCTCGGCCTGGTCGCCGTCGTGCTCTCACTCGTGGTCGCGCTGCGGGTCGGCCGGTCGCTGGCGCAACGGCTGACCCAGGTACGCGGCACCGTCAAGGAGGCCGAGGAGCGCCTGCCCGAGGTGGTGGCCCGGCTGCGGCAGGGCGAGCAGGTCGACGTGGCCCGGGAGGCGCCGCTGGCCGACCGGGGCGCGGACGAGATCGGCCAGGTGGCCCAGGCGTTCACCGAGGTGCACAAGGCCGCGATCCGCTCCGCAATGGTCGAGGTGAGCCTGCGGCGCGGTCTCAACGAGGTCTTCCTGAACATCGCCCGACGCAGCCAGGGGTTGGTGCACCGGCAGCTCACCGTGCTCGACCGGATGGAACGGGACGCCGAGGACCCGGACCATCTTGCCGAGTTGTTCCGGGTCGACCACCTCGCCACCCGGTTGCGACGGCACGCCGAGGACCTGGTCATCCTCGCCGGTGCCGCACCCGGGCGGGGCTGGCGCAACCCGGTGGCCATGGTGGACCTCATCCGGGGCGCGACCTCCGAGGTCGAGTCGTACGACCGGGTGGACATCGTCAACGTCCAGCCCGCCGGCACCGTGGGCCGGGTGGTCGGCGACATCATCCACCTGCTCGCCGAACTGATCGAGAACGCCACCGCGTACTCGCCGCCGGACTCTCGGGTCGAGATCTCGGGCGAGCACGTCGCGCACGGGTACGCGCTCTCCGTCACCGACCACGGGCTCGGCATGACGCCTGCCGCCATCGAGGAGGCCAACCGGAAGCTCGCCCGGTCACCGGACTTCGACCCGGCCGAGACCGCGCGCCTGGGGTTGTTCGTGGTCGCGCGGCTCGCCGCCCGGCACGACGTACGGGTGCGGTTGCGGGAGTCGGACGGGACCGGGCTGACCGCCGTGGTGCTGATCCCGGCGGCATTGATCACCGCCGAGCCGTCGCCGCTGCCCGACCTGGACGCGCCGGCCGGTGACGACGAGGCCGCCACCCCGGAGCAGCGGCGGCTGGCCCGGGCCACCCGGCTGACCACGGTGTCCCGACAGAGCACCCGAGCGCAGGCCGGACCGGACAAGCAGGCGTCCACCGAGGCGGTGGCGGCGAGTAGGGCCGGCAGCCGGGGCGGCCCGACCTCCGGGTCCGCCGTCGGCCCGGCCGAGGCCGACGGCCTGCCCCGCCGCATCCGCCAGCGGGGCCCGGCCGTCACCGCACCGCCGGCCGCCGCCCCCGAGCCGCCACCGCGGAACTCGTCCGCCGGACCGGCACCGGTCGGGCCGCCGCCTCCGGTGGCGCCGGACGCCGCCTCGACGGAGGTGGCGTCCGGCAACGGGTCGTCCGGCCCGGCCGGGCACCGGGCGGCACCCGACCGTGACCAGGGCGTCGTCGACGCGCCGACGGTGTGGATGCCGGTGGTCTCCTCGGCGATCGACGGTCCGACCGTGCGGCAACCGGTGGTGGTCCCGCGCGGGCCGATCCGGCCGCTCGGCGAGCCGACCCCGCGCAGTCCGGAGGAGGCCCGCCGGTTCATGTCGGCGCTCCAGGCGGGCACCACGCGGGGCCGGCGCGCCGCCGTCGCGCCGAATGACGACGCGGGACGCGCCGGACCGCCGAGCGACGACGCGGAGCGCACCGGACCGGCCACGCCGGGTCGACCCGGTGCCGTCTCCGCCGACCAGCAGCAGGACCGGAGCGCCGAGCCGGCAGAGTCGCCGGCCGACGATCCGGCGACTGTGCAACCCCCGACCGCGACTGAGAGGGACGCCTGA
- a CDS encoding roadblock/LC7 domain-containing protein, with amino-acid sequence MHSTRQSADLGWLLDDLLERVPTARQAVVLSADGLLLGCSTGMDKSDAEHLCALASGLSSLARGASRHLIGGPVRQTVVEMESAYLFVTAAGQGTCLAVASDTDADIGLVAYEMAMLVTRVGENLGTPTRASMGVADAH; translated from the coding sequence ATGCATTCGACGAGGCAGAGTGCCGATCTCGGCTGGTTGCTGGACGACCTGTTGGAACGGGTACCGACCGCGCGGCAGGCGGTGGTGCTCTCGGCGGACGGCCTGCTGCTCGGCTGCTCCACGGGAATGGACAAGTCCGATGCCGAGCATCTGTGCGCGCTGGCCTCCGGGCTGTCCAGCCTGGCCCGGGGCGCGAGCCGCCATCTCATCGGCGGGCCGGTGCGCCAGACGGTGGTGGAGATGGAGTCCGCGTACCTCTTCGTGACGGCAGCCGGGCAGGGCACCTGCCTCGCGGTGGCCAGTGACACCGACGCTGACATCGGCCTGGTGGCGTACGAGATGGCGATGCTGGTGACCCGGGTGGGCGAGAATCTGGGGACACCGACGCGGGCGTCGATGGGTGTCGCCGATGCGCACTGA
- a CDS encoding DUF742 domain-containing protein has protein sequence MRTDLPGNQHEWLDADAGPVVRPYTLTGGRVRASADAFDLVAYVLAKPDPDLGAYPELYPEHRLLVELAGRGTPVVELAADLNLAIGVVRVLLGDLLSRGLVAVHQPPRATYLPDNDILKAVVDGLRAL, from the coding sequence ATGCGCACTGACTTACCGGGGAACCAACACGAGTGGCTCGACGCCGACGCCGGCCCGGTGGTCCGGCCGTACACCCTGACCGGCGGCCGGGTCCGGGCCAGCGCGGACGCCTTCGACCTGGTGGCGTACGTGCTTGCGAAGCCGGACCCGGACCTCGGCGCCTATCCGGAGCTGTACCCGGAACACCGGCTGCTGGTGGAACTCGCCGGCCGGGGAACGCCGGTGGTGGAACTCGCCGCCGATCTCAACCTGGCCATCGGTGTGGTCCGGGTGCTGCTCGGCGATCTACTCTCCCGGGGACTGGTCGCTGTGCACCAGCCGCCGCGTGCCACGTACCTGCCCGACAACGACATCCTCAAGGCGGTGGTCGATGGACTCCGTGCGTTATGA
- a CDS encoding GTP-binding protein, protein MDSVRYDGERRGHGVPIALKILVAGGFGAGKTTLVSALSEVRPLQTEEILTGAGIETDDLSGVETKSTTTVAMDFGRITINDDLQLYLFGTPGQDRFWFLWDELAFGALGAVVLADTRRLADCFPSIDYFEQRGIPFVVGVNCFDNSQRFSLEAVRRALDLDGDVPMVLCDARDRQSGKTVLISLVEHVARQRGEPVPAA, encoded by the coding sequence ATGGACTCCGTGCGTTATGACGGCGAGCGGCGGGGCCACGGGGTCCCGATCGCGCTGAAGATCCTCGTCGCCGGCGGCTTCGGTGCCGGCAAGACGACGCTGGTCAGCGCGTTGAGTGAGGTCCGGCCGTTGCAGACCGAGGAGATCTTGACCGGGGCGGGGATCGAGACCGACGACCTCTCCGGAGTGGAGACGAAATCGACCACCACGGTGGCGATGGACTTCGGCCGGATCACCATCAACGACGACCTCCAGCTGTACCTGTTCGGCACGCCCGGGCAGGACCGGTTCTGGTTCCTCTGGGACGAGCTGGCTTTCGGGGCGCTCGGCGCGGTGGTGCTCGCGGACACCCGTCGGCTGGCCGACTGCTTCCCGTCGATCGACTACTTCGAGCAGCGCGGCATCCCGTTCGTGGTCGGGGTCAACTGCTTCGACAACTCGCAGCGGTTCAGTCTGGAGGCGGTACGCCGGGCCCTCGACCTCGACGGCGACGTGCCGATGGTGCTCTGCGACGCTCGTGACCGGCAGTCCGGCAAGACGGTGTTGATCTCCCTGGTCGAGCACGTGGCCCGGCAGCGGGGCGAGCCGGTTCCGGCGGCCTGA
- a CDS encoding lactonase family protein yields MAVQGEIVHIGGYTAQSGGRAIGIVAARRDPRSGELTSLGTVAVTASPSFLARHPRLPMLYAVNELPTGEISAWRVGADGELDAAGTQPTGGAEPCHLAVTPGGGHLVVANYGSGSVTVFPLDADGVPGARTDVVAHQGHGPNPERQEQAHAHMVSPGADGEPLLAVDLGTDSIYRYDLDMTGGLTSRGARVRTAQGVGPRHVARHPDGRHCYVAGELDGSVLAYEVTGDGGLQELGRVEASDRAGHVQPSEIAVGADGRFLYVANRGVGTIAVFALGAGLPKQVAEVETGGEWPRHFALVGEHLYVVDERADMVRTFLVDRESGVPTPLGEPLVVASPTCLLP; encoded by the coding sequence GTGGCAGTTCAGGGCGAGATCGTGCACATCGGCGGGTACACCGCGCAGAGCGGGGGCCGGGCCATCGGCATCGTCGCGGCCCGTCGGGATCCGCGCTCCGGCGAGCTGACGTCGCTGGGCACGGTCGCGGTCACCGCGTCACCGTCCTTCCTCGCCCGCCACCCCCGCCTGCCGATGCTGTACGCGGTCAACGAGCTGCCCACCGGTGAGATCAGTGCCTGGCGGGTGGGCGCCGACGGGGAACTGGACGCGGCCGGCACGCAGCCGACCGGTGGGGCGGAGCCGTGTCACCTGGCGGTCACCCCGGGCGGCGGGCACCTCGTGGTGGCCAACTACGGCAGCGGCAGCGTGACCGTGTTCCCCCTCGACGCCGACGGGGTCCCGGGTGCGCGTACCGACGTGGTGGCACACCAGGGGCACGGGCCGAACCCCGAGCGGCAGGAACAGGCGCACGCGCACATGGTCTCGCCGGGCGCGGACGGCGAGCCGCTGCTCGCCGTCGACCTGGGTACCGACTCGATCTACCGGTACGACCTCGACATGACGGGCGGGCTGACCTCCCGGGGTGCCCGGGTGCGGACAGCTCAGGGGGTGGGTCCCCGGCACGTGGCCCGGCACCCGGACGGCCGGCACTGTTATGTCGCCGGTGAGTTGGACGGCTCGGTTCTCGCGTACGAGGTGACCGGCGACGGGGGGCTCCAGGAACTCGGGCGGGTCGAGGCCAGCGATCGTGCCGGGCACGTGCAACCGTCGGAGATCGCCGTGGGTGCCGACGGACGCTTCCTCTACGTCGCCAACCGTGGGGTGGGCACGATCGCCGTCTTCGCTCTCGGCGCGGGCCTGCCGAAGCAGGTCGCGGAGGTGGAGACCGGCGGCGAGTGGCCGCGCCACTTCGCGCTCGTCGGCGAGCACCTGTACGTCGTCGACGAGCGGGCAGATATGGTACGCACTTTCCTCGTCGACCGGGAGTCTGGAGTTCCGACGCCGTTGGGGGAGCCGCTCGTGGTCGCCAGCCCGACTTGCCTTCTGCCCTGA
- a CDS encoding substrate-binding domain-containing protein codes for MSAGRHRMRSGIHAAAAAAAVGVLVVTAGGWVGYRQLAGPDCSGKIELSVAVAGELAPAVDQAASEWEEKGAAVEGTCIDVTVTAADPVEVAAVVAARHGATLAGVGQASGTAVSPDVWIPDSSTWLLRLKTGGAAAFEPGNGASIASSPVVVAMPEPIAARLGWPQKELDWTQLLARVNSDRPLRTGIVEPTRDAAGLSGLLSLMTAASSTGGATAEQDRVGALRALASGASALRQDLLAKFPTSADNTTLASALGAAALSEEDVIQYNARKPPVPLAALYLKPAPLPLDYPYAVLPGIDPAKASAARVLFEALTTSSFRDRLATQSLRGPDGNWGAGFAAPQGAPSPAGGDASAAPPPQGGVAAGGLAPDAVERAVSSWSIATLSGRMLCIIDVSGSMKKTVPTANGATRQQVTIEAARRGLNLFDDSWSIGLWVFSTNLVGTRDHREVVPIGPLSRQRSTLERGLDTVASSSGDTGLYDTLLAAYKDVQRNWEPGKVNSIVLFTDGKNEDADGISQRQLIAELERIKDPEQPIQVIIVGIGTEVSKSELDTIAGAAGGGAFIAADPTKISDIFLRAIALRKAPA; via the coding sequence GTGTCAGCAGGCCGCCATCGCATGCGTTCAGGTATTCACGCCGCCGCCGCCGCGGCGGCGGTCGGCGTTCTCGTCGTCACGGCCGGGGGGTGGGTCGGTTATCGCCAACTCGCCGGTCCGGACTGCTCCGGCAAGATCGAGCTGTCCGTCGCCGTGGCCGGCGAGCTCGCTCCGGCGGTGGACCAGGCGGCCTCCGAGTGGGAGGAGAAGGGTGCCGCCGTCGAGGGGACCTGCATCGACGTGACGGTCACGGCGGCCGACCCGGTCGAGGTGGCGGCGGTGGTGGCGGCCAGGCACGGCGCGACCCTGGCCGGTGTGGGCCAGGCCAGCGGCACCGCGGTGAGCCCCGACGTCTGGATCCCGGACTCCTCCACCTGGCTGCTGCGACTCAAGACCGGTGGCGCGGCGGCCTTCGAGCCGGGTAACGGGGCGTCGATCGCCAGCAGCCCGGTGGTCGTCGCGATGCCGGAGCCGATCGCCGCCCGGCTCGGCTGGCCGCAGAAGGAACTCGACTGGACACAGCTGCTGGCCCGGGTGAACAGCGACCGGCCGCTGCGAACCGGGATCGTCGAGCCGACCCGGGACGCCGCCGGCCTGTCCGGTTTGCTGTCGCTGATGACCGCGGCGTCGTCCACCGGCGGTGCCACCGCCGAGCAGGACCGGGTCGGCGCGCTGCGGGCGCTGGCGTCGGGTGCCTCGGCGCTGCGCCAGGACCTGCTCGCGAAGTTCCCGACCTCGGCGGACAACACCACGCTGGCCAGCGCCCTCGGCGCGGCGGCGCTCTCCGAGGAGGACGTCATCCAGTACAACGCCCGCAAGCCTCCGGTGCCGTTGGCGGCGCTGTATCTCAAGCCGGCACCGCTGCCGCTGGACTACCCGTACGCGGTGCTGCCCGGCATCGACCCGGCCAAGGCGTCCGCCGCCCGGGTGCTGTTCGAGGCGCTGACCACCTCGTCGTTTAGGGACAGGCTGGCCACGCAGTCGTTGCGCGGGCCGGACGGGAACTGGGGTGCCGGCTTCGCGGCGCCGCAGGGTGCGCCCAGCCCGGCCGGTGGCGACGCCTCCGCCGCGCCGCCGCCACAGGGCGGGGTGGCTGCCGGTGGGCTGGCGCCGGACGCGGTGGAGCGGGCGGTGTCGAGCTGGTCGATCGCCACCCTGTCCGGCCGGATGCTCTGCATCATCGACGTCTCCGGCTCGATGAAGAAGACCGTGCCGACGGCCAACGGGGCGACCCGGCAGCAGGTCACCATCGAGGCGGCCCGCCGCGGCCTGAACCTCTTCGACGACTCCTGGTCGATCGGGCTGTGGGTGTTCTCCACCAATCTGGTGGGTACGCGGGACCACCGCGAGGTGGTGCCGATCGGGCCGCTGTCGCGGCAGCGCAGCACCCTGGAGCGGGGTCTGGACACGGTCGCCTCGTCCAGTGGTGACACCGGCCTGTACGACACGCTGCTGGCCGCCTACAAGGACGTCCAGCGGAACTGGGAACCGGGCAAGGTCAACTCGATCGTGCTCTTCACAGACGGCAAGAACGAGGACGCCGACGGCATCTCGCAGCGCCAGCTGATCGCCGAGCTGGAGCGGATCAAGGACCCGGAGCAGCCGATCCAGGTCATCATCGTGGGAATCGGCACCGAGGTGAGCAAGTCGGAGCTGGACACCATCGCCGGGGCCGCCGGCGGCGGGGCGTTCATCGCCGCCGACCCGACCAAGATCAGTGACATCTTCCTCAGGGCGATCGCCCTGAGGAAGGCGCCGGCCTGA
- a CDS encoding sugar transferase — MTSATLLTPARSSSRSGDTPPASGSVRDDQRAYVRSLVVLDATVLSVAVLIGYAARFGESVPRGTHVSYVLFAPALVLAWLVSLKALRCYDDRVVGYGADEYRRVSMASLRLAGAVAILGYVADVGVSRGFLAISFAVGTIALEVARFAARKRLHRARSRGAGWSRRVLVVGDTAHVLELVHTLRREPYAGYQVVGACIPDALLAPVAQRLGDVPVVGSFRGIPEAAAAIGADTVAVTACGELTATRLRRLGWQLEGTGIDLVLAPALTDVAGPRIHTRPVAGLPLIHVEAPEFRGARKLVKGLVDRSLSLVALTLLLPLLAAIALAVKLNSRGPVLFRQTRVGQGGREFGVFKFRTMVVNADALLAELTARNETDGLMFKMRDDPRVTRVGRLLRKWSLDELPQLVNVLLGQMSLVGPRPPLPSEVARYDGDVARRLLVKPGMTGLWQVSGRSDLSWEDGIRLDLYYVENWSLAADLTILWKTFGAVINSRGAY, encoded by the coding sequence GTGACCTCGGCGACGCTGTTGACCCCCGCCAGATCGTCATCGCGATCAGGTGACACCCCGCCGGCGAGCGGGTCGGTGCGCGACGACCAGCGGGCGTACGTCCGTTCCCTGGTCGTGCTGGACGCCACCGTCCTGTCCGTGGCGGTGCTCATCGGGTACGCGGCTCGATTCGGCGAATCCGTTCCACGTGGCACCCACGTGTCCTACGTCCTGTTCGCTCCGGCGCTGGTGCTGGCCTGGCTGGTCTCGCTCAAGGCCCTGCGCTGCTACGACGACCGGGTGGTCGGCTACGGCGCGGACGAGTACCGGCGGGTGAGCATGGCCAGTCTCCGGCTGGCCGGCGCCGTCGCGATCCTCGGCTACGTCGCCGATGTCGGCGTGTCCCGTGGTTTCCTGGCGATCTCGTTCGCGGTGGGCACGATCGCGCTCGAAGTGGCCCGGTTCGCCGCGCGCAAGCGCCTGCACCGAGCCCGGTCGCGGGGTGCGGGCTGGTCTCGGCGGGTGCTGGTGGTCGGCGACACCGCACACGTGTTGGAGTTGGTGCACACGCTGCGCCGCGAGCCGTACGCCGGCTATCAGGTGGTCGGTGCCTGCATCCCGGACGCGCTGCTGGCCCCGGTGGCGCAGCGGCTCGGTGACGTGCCGGTGGTCGGCTCGTTCCGGGGTATCCCGGAGGCCGCCGCCGCCATCGGCGCGGACACGGTGGCGGTCACCGCCTGCGGGGAGCTGACCGCCACCCGGCTGCGCCGGCTCGGTTGGCAGCTGGAGGGCACCGGCATCGACCTGGTGCTGGCCCCGGCGTTGACCGACGTCGCCGGTCCGCGCATCCACACCCGCCCGGTCGCCGGGCTGCCCTTGATCCACGTGGAGGCACCCGAGTTCCGTGGGGCGCGCAAGCTGGTCAAGGGGCTGGTCGACCGCTCGTTGTCGCTGGTGGCGCTGACCCTGCTGCTGCCGCTGCTGGCGGCCATCGCGCTCGCCGTGAAGCTGAACAGCCGGGGACCGGTGCTGTTCCGGCAGACCCGGGTGGGGCAGGGGGGGCGCGAGTTCGGCGTCTTCAAGTTCCGCACCATGGTGGTCAACGCGGACGCCCTGCTGGCCGAGTTGACCGCCCGCAACGAGACCGACGGCCTGATGTTCAAGATGCGGGACGACCCCCGGGTGACCAGGGTCGGGCGGCTGCTGCGCAAGTGGTCCCTGGACGAGCTTCCCCAGCTGGTCAACGTCCTGCTCGGTCAGATGAGCCTGGTCGGGCCCCGGCCGCCGCTGCCGTCGGAGGTGGCCCGCTACGACGGCGACGTGGCCCGCCGCCTGCTGGTCAAGCCCGGGATGACCGGCCTCTGGCAGGTCAGCGGCCGATCCGACCTGAGTTGGGAGGACGGCATCCGGCTGGACCTCTACTACGTGGAGAACTGGTCGCTCGCGGCCGACCTGACCATCCTCTGGAAGACCTTCGGCGCGGTGATCAACAGTCGGGGCGCGTACTGA